From a single Candidatus Sysuiplasma acidicola genomic region:
- a CDS encoding DNA-binding protein, which translates to MAGDEELEMLRRRRLAELQMQLESEQQQNIDDGRRNAEAQAQRQAVLRAILTPEARERLAALRMARPELVADVEQQLLMLASQGRINRQIDDRTMKDLLFKIAPKKREITIERK; encoded by the coding sequence ATGGCCGGGGACGAAGAGCTTGAAATGCTGCGCAGGAGAAGGCTTGCCGAGCTTCAGATGCAGCTTGAAAGCGAGCAGCAGCAGAATATAGATGACGGCAGGCGCAATGCGGAAGCCCAGGCTCAACGTCAGGCCGTGCTGAGAGCCATACTCACTCCGGAGGCCAGAGAGAGACTCGCTGCTCTGCGGATGGCCAGACCGGAGCTTGTCGCAGATGTTGAGCAGCAGCTTCTCATGCTCGCTTCCCAGGGAAGGATCAACAGGCAGATAGACGACAGGACAATGAAGGACCTCCTCTTCAAGATAGCCCCGAAGAAGAGAGAGATAACAATCGAACGGAAGTAG
- a CDS encoding 50S ribosomal protein L39e, which produces MARNKPLARKIRLLKAGRMNARVPHWVMMKTNRNVVRQPKRRTWNKGRAKR; this is translated from the coding sequence ATGGCAAGAAACAAACCCCTCGCAAGAAAAATCAGGCTTCTCAAGGCAGGAAGGATGAATGCAAGAGTTCCGCACTGGGTAATGATGAAGACAAACAGGAATGTTGTGAGGCAGCCGAAGAGAAGAACGTGGAACAAAGGAAGAGCCAAACGGTGA
- a CDS encoding 50S ribosomal protein L31e, which produces MADDISTEEVVFNVSLRHIKDVPRTRRAIAAISQIRQFVVRHMKASPEDVWIDGHVGEYIWSRGIRSPPSKITIRAVKFEDGLVEVSFPDEV; this is translated from the coding sequence ATGGCAGATGATATCAGTACTGAAGAGGTTGTCTTCAACGTGAGCCTGAGGCACATTAAGGACGTGCCGAGAACAAGAAGGGCGATTGCTGCGATTTCTCAAATCAGACAGTTTGTAGTGAGGCACATGAAGGCGAGTCCCGAAGATGTCTGGATTGACGGTCATGTCGGGGAATACATCTGGTCCAGGGGGATCAGGAGTCCACCTTCGAAGATCACCATCAGAGCGGTAAAATTTGAAGACGGTCTTGTAGAGGTCTCCTTTCCCGACGAGGTGTAG
- a CDS encoding translation initiation factor IF-6, whose product MIAFADFGGSNFLGIYAAASDKLVIIPPLTKEQTYQKIQKFLQVEPLQTTLGGTNLIGALAAINSNGAVLTGFATATELEQIESRIPAATLRDRFNAAGNNIVANDRGAIVNPDIGGRALRQIADVLGVDVEKGTIAGLKTVGSACTANNSGVLCHPEVTEQELSLVKDVLKVSAKIGTANYGTPLVGACILANTKGALTGSSTTPIEIGRIEDALCV is encoded by the coding sequence ATGATTGCTTTTGCTGATTTTGGCGGGAGCAATTTCCTCGGGATTTATGCCGCAGCATCGGACAAACTCGTTATCATTCCTCCGCTGACCAAGGAGCAGACATATCAGAAGATCCAGAAATTCCTGCAGGTCGAGCCGTTGCAGACAACACTCGGCGGCACGAACCTCATCGGAGCACTCGCTGCAATAAACAGCAACGGTGCGGTGCTCACTGGATTCGCGACGGCTACAGAGCTTGAGCAGATAGAGTCGAGGATACCGGCCGCCACACTCAGGGACAGATTTAATGCGGCCGGCAACAACATAGTGGCTAATGACAGGGGCGCCATAGTAAATCCGGACATAGGAGGCAGGGCGCTGAGGCAGATTGCGGACGTTCTGGGAGTGGACGTGGAGAAGGGAACGATCGCCGGACTGAAGACAGTGGGTTCGGCATGCACGGCAAACAACTCCGGCGTGCTCTGCCACCCTGAAGTTACCGAGCAGGAATTGAGCCTTGTTAAGGATGTTCTCAAGGTCAGCGCGAAGATAGGAACGGCCAATTACGGAACTCCGCTGGTCGGCGCATGCATTCTCGCCAACACGAAGGGCGCATTGACAGGCAGCAGCACCACACCCATAGAGATAGGCAGAATAGAAGATGCTCTTTGCGTTTGA
- a CDS encoding site-specific integrase has translation MPGEQKVRGRIKGEASKYAYLLDDQDIKRWYQNVARGSQITADVYLRRMGNFNNEMKLSPKELLKMDDKELSDLLLDFVGEREGKRSPTYLSGTLRAVKSWLNFMDKPVKRRIKVHGLNSRPTVENEKVPTQDELKRIVLAATLRDRVCVILMAHSGVRPQVLGSYMGDSGLRLGDLPDLKIGPSTAEFEKTPALVRVPASLSKAGFQYITFLSEEGCDYLREYLESRMRDGEKLTKDSPVVTAKTAVKPFIASTNISDAIRKPIRAAGFQWRPYVLRGYFDTQLLLAESKGLVAHDYRVFWMGHTGSMEARYTTNKNRLPADMIEDMREAYKRCEKYLGTRIMASAESDTKTYLRSELLSAVGYSQEALDNLDISSMPEEEFQKMLRDKVMGNMTNNGLKQKVVQVDEVGRFIEQGYEFYAALPNGTAILKLP, from the coding sequence ATGCCTGGCGAGCAGAAGGTCAGAGGACGCATCAAGGGTGAAGCGTCAAAGTATGCATATCTTCTTGATGATCAGGACATAAAGCGATGGTACCAGAATGTTGCCAGAGGGTCACAGATCACTGCCGACGTCTACCTCAGAAGGATGGGCAATTTCAATAATGAGATGAAACTGTCCCCCAAAGAACTCCTCAAAATGGACGACAAGGAGCTCAGCGATCTGCTCCTGGATTTTGTGGGTGAAAGGGAGGGGAAGCGTTCACCGACCTATCTCAGCGGCACACTGAGGGCGGTGAAGTCATGGCTCAATTTCATGGACAAACCGGTGAAGAGGCGGATAAAGGTGCATGGGCTGAATTCAAGGCCCACGGTTGAAAATGAGAAGGTGCCGACACAGGACGAGCTGAAGAGAATTGTGCTGGCAGCAACCCTCAGAGACAGGGTATGCGTGATCCTTATGGCACACTCCGGCGTCAGGCCGCAGGTTCTCGGCTCCTATATGGGTGACAGCGGCCTGAGACTCGGAGATCTGCCGGATCTGAAGATAGGCCCTTCAACGGCTGAATTCGAAAAGACGCCCGCGCTTGTAAGGGTGCCGGCGTCCCTTTCGAAGGCCGGTTTCCAATACATTACATTCCTGTCGGAAGAGGGTTGTGATTACCTCAGGGAGTATCTTGAATCGAGGATGAGGGACGGAGAGAAACTGACAAAAGATAGCCCAGTGGTAACGGCAAAGACGGCGGTGAAACCCTTCATAGCGAGCACAAACATCTCTGATGCCATACGGAAACCCATCAGGGCCGCAGGCTTTCAGTGGAGGCCCTATGTGCTGCGCGGTTATTTCGACACCCAGCTCCTTCTGGCTGAGAGCAAGGGACTCGTTGCCCATGATTACCGTGTATTCTGGATGGGGCACACAGGAAGCATGGAAGCGCGCTACACGACAAACAAGAACAGGCTACCTGCAGATATGATTGAGGATATGAGGGAAGCGTACAAGAGATGCGAGAAATATCTCGGCACGAGAATAATGGCATCCGCCGAAAGCGATACAAAGACTTACCTGAGATCGGAGTTGCTCAGCGCGGTCGGCTACAGCCAGGAAGCGCTGGACAACCTCGACATATCGTCGATGCCGGAAGAAGAGTTCCAGAAGATGCTGCGTGACAAGGTCATGGGCAACATGACAAACAACGGCCTGAAGCAGAAAGTCGTGCAGGTCGATGAGGTGGGCAGGTTCATAGAACAGGGATATGAATTCTATGCGGCACTTCCAAATGGAACTGCCATACTAAAACTGCCGTAA
- a CDS encoding transposase: MYDTGNMERGVMRREARNSTDTVMEKVQEEEEDSTADSLTEKTADEIFARMQKGENVSLPTLLEGIVNAVMERERDYFLQSTEDYANGFYTRKLQMAMGKLNLKVPRVRHSKGFRPALLPGRWGRVYG, from the coding sequence ATGTATGACACAGGAAACATGGAGAGAGGAGTTATGAGAAGAGAGGCAAGGAACAGTACAGATACAGTGATGGAAAAGGTACAGGAGGAGGAAGAGGACAGTACTGCAGACAGCCTTACAGAGAAAACTGCAGACGAGATCTTCGCCAGGATGCAGAAGGGTGAGAACGTTTCCCTTCCAACACTCCTGGAAGGCATCGTCAACGCAGTGATGGAGAGGGAAAGGGACTATTTCCTTCAGTCGACAGAGGACTACGCCAACGGCTTCTATACGAGGAAACTGCAGATGGCAATGGGTAAGCTCAATCTGAAGGTTCCCAGGGTAAGGCACTCGAAGGGATTCAGGCCGGCACTGCTGCCCGGCAGATGGGGAAGGGTGTACGG